From a region of the Rhinolophus sinicus isolate RSC01 linkage group LG04, ASM3656204v1, whole genome shotgun sequence genome:
- the SPIN1 gene encoding spindlin-1 isoform X2, translating into MMKKRTSHKKHRSSVGPSKPVSQPRRNIVGCRIQHGWKEGSGPVTQWKGTVLDQVPVNPSLYLIKYDGFDCVYGLELNKDERVSALEVLPDRVATSRISDAHLADTMIGKAVEHMFETEDGSKDEWRGMVLARAPIMNTWFYITYEKDPVLYMYQLLDDYKEGDLRIMPDSNDSPPAEREPGEVVDSLVGKQVEYAKEDGSKRTGMVIHQVEAKPSVYFIKFDDDFHIYVYDLVKTS; encoded by the exons AAAACACCGGAGCAGCGTGGGGCCGAGCAAGCCTGTGTCCCAGCCCCGGCGGAACATCGTTGGCTGCAGGATTCAGCATGggtggaaggaagggagtggCCCTGTCACCCAGTGGAAAGGAACCGTACTGGACCAGGTGCCTGTGAACCCTTCTTTGTATCTTATAAAATACGATGGATTTGACTGTGTTTATGGACTAGAACTTAATAAAGACGAAAGAGTTTCTGCACTTGAAGTCCTCCCTGATAGAGTTG CAACCTCTCGAATCAGCGATGCGCACCTCGCCGACACAATGATTGGCAAAGCGGTGGAGCACATGTTTGAGACGGAGGATGGCTCGAAAGACGAGTGGAGGGGAATGGTCTTAGCACGCGCCCCTATCATGAACACGTGGTTTTATATCACCTATGAGAAAGACCCCGTCTTGTACATGTATCAGCTCTTAGATGATTATAAAGAAGGCGACCTTCGCATTATGCCTGATTCTA ATGATTCCCCTCCAGCAGAACGGGAACCAGGAGAAGTTGTGGACAGCCTGGTAGGCAAACAAGTGGAATATGCCAAAGAAGATGGCTCTAAAAGGACTGGCATGGTCATCCACCAAGTAGAAGCTAAACCGTCTGTCTATTTCATCAAGTTTGATGACGATTTCCATATTTATGTCTACGATTTGGTGAAAACATCCTAG